The genomic interval CGCTGCTGCGCGGCGATTACCGGGGCAGAAGGGCCGCCGCGCGGCCCGAGCCGTACCCTGCCCCGTGCAGCCCGCGTTCCGCGGCGCCGGCGCATGCGCTCGCACCAGCGAGCACCCGGTCACGGTTGAGTGCGGGTTGAGCCACGCCGCGTAGCTTGGCGCCCATTACCGGAGCGCCACCATGCCACTGCTCGCCGCGCCTCGCGACCTCGCCCTGCCGCCCACCGTGGCCGCCGTTCTGCTGCCGGCCGAGCGCTCGCGTGTGGACGCTGCGGGCAGTGGATGCTTCGCGGTGCTGCACCGGGAGTCCGTACGCGACGCGGTGCGCGTGGTGCGCGAGCGCAGCGTCGATGCGGTGCTCGTGTCGGTGCATCGCTGCGCGCCCGAGCAGGTCGAGGCCTTGAGTCTTCTGGTGCGCGAGTTTCCCGCGGTGCCCACGGTGGCGCTGCTCTCCCAGCATGATGCCGACAGCGGAGAGATGCTGCTCCGGCTTGGCGCCACGGGGGTCCGCCAGGTCGTCGATGTGACCTCGCCCGCCGGCTGGGCGCGCCTCCGCCGACTAGTGGGCGAACCGGCGAGCCGCTCGGTGGCGCGCATCCAGGCACCGCTCTTCGAGGCGCTTCCCGATCTGCCGCCCGATGCGCGGCTCTTCCTCGAGGCGCTGGTCCGGCTCGCACCCGAAACGCCGACCGTGCGTCGCCTGGCCGTTCGCCTCGCAGTGCGGCCGAGCACGCTCATGTCGCGGTTCGTGAGAGCGGGTCTCCCATCGCCCAAGAATTACCTGGCGGCGGTGCGCCTGCTCCATGCGGCGCTCCTGTTCGAGGCGAGCGGACTCTCGGTGTCGGACGTTGCGTATCGGCTGGAGTATTCCTCCCCGCAGAGCTTCGGCCGGCACCTCAGGGCCATGCTGGGCATCACGGCGTCGGAATTTCGGCGCCGGCTTCCCTTCCCCCTCGCCTGTGAGCGATTCGTCGAGCGAATGGTGCGTCCGTACGCGCGGACGTGGTGCGGGTTCCGTCCGCTAACCTACGGCAGCTAGCTGGATTCGGTCTGTCCGTGATTAGTGAGACCCAGCGAGCGTGCAGTAGTGAGTGCTACCACCTCGTAGCCTGCCTCTTCCAGTGCCTGCTTGCCGCCCTGCTCTCTGTCCACGATGGCCAGCACGCCGACCACGCTCCCGCCCTCTGCCTCAACGGCAGCGATCGCCCGCCGAGCCGACGTGCCGGAGGTGATGACGTCCTCGACGACCACGGCGACGGCGCCGCTGGTAAAGTTTCCCTCGATCAGGCGCTTCGTCCCGTGCTCCTTGGGTTCCTTGCGCACGGTGAACGCGTCGATCGGCGCACCGTCCAGGTAGCTCGCGGCCGCGATTGCGTAGGCTACCGGATCGGCACCCAGCGTGAGCCCGCCGATCGCACTGGCCCGCCACCCCGCGCGCCGGATCGCCGCAAGACCAGCTCGCCCTACCACGACCATCCCTTCGGCGGACATGGTGGTGAGTCGGCAATCGATGTAGTAGGAGGAGCGTTGCCCTGAGGCGAGGAGGAAGGCGCCACGTCGCACCGAGCGCTCGAGGAGCAACTCCTCGAGGCGCGCGCTCATCGCGGGCTCTTACGAAAAAGGCTCGAGAGAAAGCCTCCGCGTGCGGCGCTCTCGTTGCGCACCGCCCCGCAGAACTCGGCCGCAAACTCCTCTACCGTCCGGCTCCGCTTGGAGAGATCCCGCTGCAAGCCATGGAGGACCGCCTCCTCCACCGCCGGCGCAAACCGAAGCCCCTTCTTGGCTTGCCCGAGCGGCACCGGCTCCTGAGATAGAAGTTGCTGAAACAACTCCCTGGGGTTCTTGCCGGTGAAGGGCAGGCACTCGGTGAGCAGATAGTAGGTGATCGTAGCCAGGCTGTAGACGTCCGCCTGCTCACCCACCAATTCGCCGCTCAGTGTCTCCGGCGCCACGTATTGGAGCGTGCCCACGAAGAACCCCGCGCGGGTGAGCCGGTCCTCAGCGTTGAGCTCCGCGTCGCGCGCGATACCGAAATCGAGCAGCTTCGCGCACTGCGTGGCCGGGTCATACATGATGTTCGCCGGCTTCAGGTCGCGGTGGATGATGCCCGCGCGATGTGCCGCGGCGAGTGCGGCGCCGAGCTGCTCGACGATGGTGGCGACGAGCGCGGGCGCCAAATGGCCGGAGCGCTCGACGAAGTTGGCGAGCGGCTCGCCCGCGGCCCACTCGAGTGCGAGATAGTCGAGCCCGTCGGCCTCGCCGTATTCGTAGGTGCGGACGATGTTGGGGTGGTTCAGCCGGCGCCCGTATTCGGCCTCGCGCAGGAAACGCTTGACCGCGACGGGATCCTTGCTGAGCCGGGGCAGCAGAATCTTGACGGCCGCCGCGCCGTGGGTCGGGTGATCGGCGCGATACACCGACGCCGTGCCCCCCTCGCCGACGTGGTGTGTGAGGCGGTAACCCGCCACGGTGCGACCGACGAGGCTCTCTGGGTTCATTGCTGGGGCCAAGCTACTCCATCCAGGTTGGCCCGGCAAGCTGCTTGACGCTCTTCCTCCGGCGCCGCTAACCTTCGCGGGACTTGCAAGTGCCATTCATGGAGACATCGCGATGCGGCGCCTGGCGCTGAGCGCACTGATTGCGGCCGCCGCGCTCGGGTGCGCTGGTGGCGGGAGCAGGGAACTGCGCGGCCCTGATCCGGCGCCGGACGACGCGCCCAGACTGGCGTCGGCCACGGCGACGTTCCGCCGCATCGGCCGGTTGGCGTCGGGCGATCCGTTGCCGTTCGTCGGCACCATGGCCTTTGCCGGAGGCCCTGGTGATACCGTGCTCGCCATCCTCGGTCTCTCCCTCGACAACAGGTCGCTCACCTTCGTCCGCGAACCCGCCGGGTACGGCGCCCATTATCGCGTCTCGATCACGCTCCGTTCCGGGGCCGCATCGCCGCTCGAGCTTACCCGCGAAGAAGTCGTGCGGGTGGCCACGCTCGCCGAAACCGGCCGCACCGACGAGAGCGTGCTCTTCCAGCAGACTTTCAAGCTGCTGCCGGGCCAGCAGCACGTGATCGTGGCACTCCGAGACCTGACCTCCGGCGTCGAAAGCCGGGCGGAAGGAGACTATGATGCTCCGGAGCTCGGGCCCGGCAGGACGAGCCAGCCGATCCTTGCATACCAGGCGAAGGGCAGGGGCGAGCGGAGCGATCCGCTGCAGCTCGTGCTCAATCCACGCGGCGTCCTCGGGTTCAGCGGCGACACGATGCTCGCCTACGTCGAGGGCTACGGCTTCAAGGGGCCCGCGACGATTCCCTTCGAGGTGCGTGACGAGCGGGATAGCGTCGTCTGGCGCGACTCGCTCCGCTTCCAGGGGGCGCGCGCGGTCGAGAGCCAGGTGCTCCGACTGGCGCCCGACAGCCTCGTGTTGGGCGAGCTCCGGCTCGTGGTCGATTCCGGCGTCGCCGCGCGCCGCGTGTCAGCGCTGGTCTCGTTCACCTCGGCGTGGCCGGTGACGAGCTACGACCAGATGCTGAATCTGTTGCGTTACTTCGGGCCCAACGCGTACCTCGACTCGCTGCGCAAGGCGCCGGCCGGCGACCGCGCGCGGCTCTGGCGTCGGTTCTGGCGCGCGAGCGATCCGAACCCGAAGACGCCGCGGAACGAACAGCTCGAGGAATATTTCAGCCGAGTGGCGGCGGCCAACGCGCAGATCAAGGACGAGGGCATCCCGGGCTGGCGAACCGATCGCGGCGAGGTGTTCATCACCCTCGGCGCGCCCGACGAATCGAGCGAGAGCGGCGAAAGCCAGTCGCGGATCGTCCGCTGGATTTACCAGAACTACGGCCTCAGCCTCTATTTCATCGACCAGGCCGGCTTCGGCCGGTACCGGCTCTCCCCGCAGTCCCGCTCCGATTACGAGCGGGTGCTCGACCGGCTGCGGCGCGCAAGTGCAGGGTAGGGGATGGCGAACCACGCACCACCCCGGCTCTTCCTTGTCGACGGCTACGCCCTCCTGTACCGCGCCTTCTTTGCGATGATCTCCCGCCCCCTGCGCACCGCGCGGGGAGAGAACACCTCGGCTGCGTGGGGCGTAGTCAATTTCCTGTTGCGGCTCCGCGAGAAATACCGCCCCGACTATCTGGTCTGGGTCAATGACGCCGGCACCTCGTTCCGCGAGGAGCGCTACCCGGAGTACAAATCCACCCGCGAAAAACTCGACCAGGAGTTGCAGGCCGACTTCGACCGGGCCGTCGAGCGCACCGGTCAGCTCCTCGGCGCCTTTCGCGTTCCGGTGGTCGCCGTGCCGGGCTACGAGGCCGACGACGTGATCGGCACGCTGGCCACCCGCGCGGCGGGCGAGGGGCTCCACGCGGTGATCGTCTCGGGCGACAAGGACTTCTACCAGCTCATCGGCCCCGGAGTGGCGCTGCTCAACCCGGGCCGCGGCGGCCCTGCAGCGGTGGACGAAGTGTGGGTCGACGAGTCGAACGCCTCCGAGCGCCTGGGCGTGCCGCCCGCGCAGGTGGCTGACTTTCTGGCGCTCGTGGGCGATGCCTCGGACAACGTGCCCGGCGTCAAGGGCATCGGCGAGAAGGGCGCGCAGAAGCTTCTGGCCGATTTCGGCGACCTCGAGGCCGTGCTCACCCGCGCCGCCGAGGTGTCCGCGAAGCGCGCGCGCGAGGCGCTCCTCGCGCAGGGCGACGCGGCGCGCCTCTCCCGCGAGCTCGTGACCATCCACCGCGACGTGCCGGTGCCGCTGGATTTGGCCGAGTTCGCCATGCGCGACCCGGATCGAGAGCGCTTGATACAGGTGTTGAGTGAGTTGGAGTTCTACTCGTTGGTGAGAAGGTTGAGTGAGATAGGTGCTAAGGAAGGCGGTAGGGACAGTAAGGAGATCGCCTCTGCCGAAGCGGCGCTCGAGACGCCGGACCTCGCATCCCCCGACGCCCTTACCACCTCTACGGTCCCTACCGCCCTTACCGCCTCTGACTGGCTTTCGCTGAGCGCCAGTGCGCCGGCGGCGGAGGTTGTCGACGACCCGGATGCGCTGCCCGCGCTGATCGAGCGGCTGCGCACGGCGCCCCTCGTGGCGCTCGACACCGAGACGAGCTCACTCGAGCCGCACGACGCGGAACTCATCGGGCTCTCGCTCGCCGCGAGTCCGACCGAGGTCTGGTATCTCCCGTTCGGCCACCGGCCCCCTGCGGGCGAGCTCGCGGCGCCGGCGCCGGTCACCAATCTTCCGCCGCTCGACAGCTTCGCGTGCGCCTGCGTGGCGGCACTTCTCCGCGACCCGGCGGTGGCGAAGGCGGGGCACAACATCAAGTACGACTGGCAGGTGCTCCGGCGGGCGGGGATCGAGCTCGCGGGTGTGGCCTACGACTCGATGCTCGCGAGCTTCGTGATCGATCCGGGGCGCCGCTCGCACGCCATCGACACGCTCGCGCTCGAGCACCTCGGGCGCGGGATGGAGACGTACACCGATCTTACGGGCAAGGGCAAGGCGCAGATCCCGTTCGCCGAGGTGCCGGTGGCGCGCGCGGCCGCGTACTGCGGTAACGACAGCGCGACGGTGCTGGCGCTGCATGAGTTCTTCGCGCCGAACCTCGACGAAGCGCCGCTTCACCACGTCTTCGCGATGCTGGAGATGCCGCTCGTGCCCGTGCTGGTCGACATGGAGTGGGACGGGATCGCGATTGATCGCGCGCTCTTCGCCCGGCTCTCGGCCGAGCTAGGGGAGGATCTCGCGCGGCTCGAGGCGGAGATCGCGCGGGTCGCGGGTACGGCGCTCAATCTGAATTCGCCGCGGCAGCTTGCGGCAGTGCTGTTCGAGACGCTCGAGCTCCCGGTGCTCAAGCGGACCAAGACCGGCCCCTCGACCGATGCCGACGTGCTGGAGCAGCTCGCGGCCATGGGGCACGAGCTGCCGCGGCTCATTCTCGACTACCGCGAGCTGCAGAAGCTGAAGTCCACCTACGTGGACGCCCTGCCCGAGCGGGTGAACGCGCACACCGGCCGGATCCATACCAGCTTCAACCAGACCGGCGCCGCCACCGGACGGCTCTCATCCTCGGAGCCGAACCTGCAGAACATCCCGGTGCGCACCCCCCGGGGCGAGGCCATCCGCCGCGGCTTCGTGCCGGCGCCGGGCTGCGTCTTTCTCGTGGCCGACTACTCGCAGATCGAGCTGCGCCTCATGGCGCACCTCTCGGGCGATCCGGCGTTCATTGACGCGTTCATGCAGGGCGGGGACATCCACCGACAGACCGCGGCACTCATCTTCGGCGTGCCGGTTGCCGAGGTCACGCCCGAGATGCGGGCGCGCGCCAAGACGATCAACTTTGCCACGATCTACGGTCAGGGCGCCTTCGCCCTCTCGCGCCAGCTCGGGATCTCGCAGGACGACGCCAAGCAGTTCATCACCCAGTACTTTGCCCGCTTCGCGGGGGTGCGCGCCTTCCTCAACCGTCAGATCGAACTGGCCCGCGTGCAGGGCTACGTCGAGACCCTCTTCGGGCGCCGGCGCTACGTGCCCGAAATCCGGGACTCGAACTACAACCAGCGCGCGTATGGCGAGCGCAACGCGCAGAACTCTCCGCTCCAGGGCTCGGCGGCCGACCTCATCAAGCTCGCGATGATTCGCATCCACCGCGCGCTGGGCGAGCGCGGCCTTGCGAGCCGGATGCTGCTCCAGGTGCACGACGAGCTGGTCTTCGAGGTACCGACGGACGAAGTAGAGGCGATGCGCGAGCTGGTGCGGAGCTACATGGAGACGGTGGTGGAGCTGCGGGTGCCGCTGGTCGTCGATATCGGCGTGGGGCCCGACTGGCTCGACGCAAAACGGGAGTAGCTTGCGCCGGGCCACCAATTCCACCGTCCGGCGAGGTGCATGAACGCCGGCACCAGCACCATGCGGATGATGGTGGCGTCGAGCAGCACCGCTACCGCGAGCCCGAAGCCCAGGAACTGCATCACCAGCACCCGCGCGAAGGCGAACACCCCGAACACGAGAATCATGATGAGCGCCGCCGACGTGATCACCGACGCGGTGGCGCTCAGGCCCTCCATGGTCGCCTCATCGTTCCGCCCGGTGCGGTCGAACGCCTCTTTGATCCGGCTCAGCAGGAACACCTCGTAGTCCATGCTGAGCCCGAAGACGATCGCGAACACCAGCACAGGCACCACCACGAAGATCGCGGAGGTCGGTCCGTCGAGTCCGAAGAGCTGGCTGCCGATGCCGTGCTGGAAGACGAGGACGATGAGCCCGAACGTGGCGCTCACCGAGAGGGTGTTCATGATGATCGCCTTCACCGGCACCAGCACCGAACGGAACGCCACGGCCAGCATGATGCCCGTGGCGCCCAGGATAAGCGCTACGAGAAGCGGGAAACGGCGCAGCAGATCGTGCTGGAAGTCGAGGCTCGACGCCACGTAGCCGCCGACGAGCACGTGAAAGCGGCGCGTGCCCTTGAGCTTGGCGTTCGCGAGCGCGCGTGCGTGCTCCACCACGTCCATTGCCGTCGTGAGGCTCGTCGTGTCGGCCAGGATCACATCCATCAGCGTGGCGCGGTGGTCGGTGCTCAGGTACGCGTCGAGGACGTCCGGGATGTCCTTCCGCGCCTGCGCGAGGTCGCTGTAGAGCAGGGAATAGCCGAGCAGCGAGGTGCCGGGCCGGATGTCCACCAGGCTGCGCACTGTCCGGACTCTCGGATCGGCGCGGAGCGAGTCGGACAGCGTCCGAAGACCGCGGAGCGTCGCGGTCTCGAGCGCGGTGCGGCCCTCGGGGACCTCGATCACGAGCCGGATGGGCTGCACCACGCCGGCGGCGCCCATCGCAGTGAGCGCCTCGATCCCTCGGCCTGCTTCGGTTTCGTCCGGCCACCAGTGTCGGGCCGGCAGGCCGATCCGGATCCAGAACACCGGCAGCGTAAGCACCGCGATCGCGAGGCCGCCGAGAGTGATGGCACGCCACGGGTGCCGATGCAGCGTGCGCGCCCAGCTTTCCCAGATCTGCGGCGCGTGGTACCACGCGAGCCGTCGCGCGAGCCAGCGCGGCCAATCGATGTTGCGGCCGAAAATCGCGAGCAGGGCGGGGAGGAGCGTAATCGAGAGGAGGACAGCCGCGGCGACGACCACGAGGCCGCCGAGCCCGACGCTCCGGGTCTCGACCAGCGGCGTGAAGAGCAGCGCCGCGAATCCCACCATGACCGTGAGCCCCGACGTGACCACCGACACGCCGGCCGTCCGCACGGTGTACATCGCCGCCACCAGCCGGCGCCGCCCGCGGCCCAGCTCCTCGCGGAAGCGAGTGACGATGAGCAGCGAGTAATCGATGCCCACCCCGAGGCCGATCATCGTCGTCATGTTGAGGACGAAGACCGACATTGGCGTGACGTAGGTGAGCAGACCGATGATCGTGAGCGAGACGGTGATCGCGAGAAACCCGATCACGACCGGCAGCGCCGCCGCGAGCAGCGCGCCGAAGGCGAGCACCAGTATCCCCATCGTAAGCGGCAGCAGCCGTGCCTCGCCCCGCCGGCTGTCCTGTGCCGTCACGGTGCGCACGTCGAGGTCGAGCGGCGCGCGGCCGGTGACCGTCGCCGTGTATCCCGCGCCACCCGCCGCGGCCGCGAGCGCGCCCCGGACCGCCGCCCGCACCGGGGCGACCAGGGCTGCGGCGCTGTCGCCCCGCGTCGCGCGGACCGCGACCACGAGGAAGGTGCCCCGCCGGTCGCGACTCAGAAACGTCGTATCGCCGGTTGACGCATAGGAGATGACTCCGCGCACGTACGGCAGCGCGGCAAGGCGCCCGGACAGCGTGTCGAGCACCAGCCGCCCGTCCGGGGTCCCGAACCCGGGCGATCCGGTCAGCGCGACGGCGTAATATTCGCTGAGCGGGCTCTGGAATCGGTCGTTGAGGTACTGCTCGGCCCGGGAGGCCTCGCTGGGCTGGCTGCTCCCGCCGCGAACGTTCAGCAACCGCTCGGTACGGGGGGCGCGGATGGTGGCGATGATGCCGAGAATCAGCCAGACTGCCACCACCGCCCAGCGCCGGCGAACGAGTCCGCGGGCGAAGAGCTCCGTCAGGTGCAGGTGATGCCTCCGGGAGTGTC from Gemmatimonadales bacterium carries:
- a CDS encoding helix-turn-helix transcriptional regulator, with amino-acid sequence MPLLAAPRDLALPPTVAAVLLPAERSRVDAAGSGCFAVLHRESVRDAVRVVRERSVDAVLVSVHRCAPEQVEALSLLVREFPAVPTVALLSQHDADSGEMLLRLGATGVRQVVDVTSPAGWARLRRLVGEPASRSVARIQAPLFEALPDLPPDARLFLEALVRLAPETPTVRRLAVRLAVRPSTLMSRFVRAGLPSPKNYLAAVRLLHAALLFEASGLSVSDVAYRLEYSSPQSFGRHLRAMLGITASEFRRRLPFPLACERFVERMVRPYARTWCGFRPLTYGS
- the pyrE gene encoding orotate phosphoribosyltransferase; translated protein: MSARLEELLLERSVRRGAFLLASGQRSSYYIDCRLTTMSAEGMVVVGRAGLAAIRRAGWRASAIGGLTLGADPVAYAIAAASYLDGAPIDAFTVRKEPKEHGTKRLIEGNFTSGAVAVVVEDVITSGTSARRAIAAVEAEGGSVVGVLAIVDREQGGKQALEEAGYEVVALTTARSLGLTNHGQTESS
- a CDS encoding serine/threonine-protein kinase, with amino-acid sequence MNPESLVGRTVAGYRLTHHVGEGGTASVYRADHPTHGAAAVKILLPRLSKDPVAVKRFLREAEYGRRLNHPNIVRTYEYGEADGLDYLALEWAAGEPLANFVERSGHLAPALVATIVEQLGAALAAAHRAGIIHRDLKPANIMYDPATQCAKLLDFGIARDAELNAEDRLTRAGFFVGTLQYVAPETLSGELVGEQADVYSLATITYYLLTECLPFTGKNPRELFQQLLSQEPVPLGQAKKGLRFAPAVEEAVLHGLQRDLSKRSRTVEEFAAEFCGAVRNESAARGGFLSSLFRKSPR
- a CDS encoding GWxTD domain-containing protein, coding for MRRLALSALIAAAALGCAGGGSRELRGPDPAPDDAPRLASATATFRRIGRLASGDPLPFVGTMAFAGGPGDTVLAILGLSLDNRSLTFVREPAGYGAHYRVSITLRSGAASPLELTREEVVRVATLAETGRTDESVLFQQTFKLLPGQQHVIVALRDLTSGVESRAEGDYDAPELGPGRTSQPILAYQAKGRGERSDPLQLVLNPRGVLGFSGDTMLAYVEGYGFKGPATIPFEVRDERDSVVWRDSLRFQGARAVESQVLRLAPDSLVLGELRLVVDSGVAARRVSALVSFTSAWPVTSYDQMLNLLRYFGPNAYLDSLRKAPAGDRARLWRRFWRASDPNPKTPRNEQLEEYFSRVAAANAQIKDEGIPGWRTDRGEVFITLGAPDESSESGESQSRIVRWIYQNYGLSLYFIDQAGFGRYRLSPQSRSDYERVLDRLRRASAG
- the polA gene encoding DNA polymerase I yields the protein MANHAPPRLFLVDGYALLYRAFFAMISRPLRTARGENTSAAWGVVNFLLRLREKYRPDYLVWVNDAGTSFREERYPEYKSTREKLDQELQADFDRAVERTGQLLGAFRVPVVAVPGYEADDVIGTLATRAAGEGLHAVIVSGDKDFYQLIGPGVALLNPGRGGPAAVDEVWVDESNASERLGVPPAQVADFLALVGDASDNVPGVKGIGEKGAQKLLADFGDLEAVLTRAAEVSAKRAREALLAQGDAARLSRELVTIHRDVPVPLDLAEFAMRDPDRERLIQVLSELEFYSLVRRLSEIGAKEGGRDSKEIASAEAALETPDLASPDALTTSTVPTALTASDWLSLSASAPAAEVVDDPDALPALIERLRTAPLVALDTETSSLEPHDAELIGLSLAASPTEVWYLPFGHRPPAGELAAPAPVTNLPPLDSFACACVAALLRDPAVAKAGHNIKYDWQVLRRAGIELAGVAYDSMLASFVIDPGRRSHAIDTLALEHLGRGMETYTDLTGKGKAQIPFAEVPVARAAAYCGNDSATVLALHEFFAPNLDEAPLHHVFAMLEMPLVPVLVDMEWDGIAIDRALFARLSAELGEDLARLEAEIARVAGTALNLNSPRQLAAVLFETLELPVLKRTKTGPSTDADVLEQLAAMGHELPRLILDYRELQKLKSTYVDALPERVNAHTGRIHTSFNQTGAATGRLSSSEPNLQNIPVRTPRGEAIRRGFVPAPGCVFLVADYSQIELRLMAHLSGDPAFIDAFMQGGDIHRQTAALIFGVPVAEVTPEMRARAKTINFATIYGQGAFALSRQLGISQDDAKQFITQYFARFAGVRAFLNRQIELARVQGYVETLFGRRRYVPEIRDSNYNQRAYGERNAQNSPLQGSAADLIKLAMIRIHRALGERGLASRMLLQVHDELVFEVPTDEVEAMRELVRSYMETVVELRVPLVVDIGVGPDWLDAKRE
- a CDS encoding MMPL family transporter, which codes for MAVWLILGIIATIRAPRTERLLNVRGGSSQPSEASRAEQYLNDRFQSPLSEYYAVALTGSPGFGTPDGRLVLDTLSGRLAALPYVRGVISYASTGDTTFLSRDRRGTFLVVAVRATRGDSAAALVAPVRAAVRGALAAAAGGAGYTATVTGRAPLDLDVRTVTAQDSRRGEARLLPLTMGILVLAFGALLAAALPVVIGFLAITVSLTIIGLLTYVTPMSVFVLNMTTMIGLGVGIDYSLLIVTRFREELGRGRRRLVAAMYTVRTAGVSVVTSGLTVMVGFAALLFTPLVETRSVGLGGLVVVAAAVLLSITLLPALLAIFGRNIDWPRWLARRLAWYHAPQIWESWARTLHRHPWRAITLGGLAIAVLTLPVFWIRIGLPARHWWPDETEAGRGIEALTAMGAAGVVQPIRLVIEVPEGRTALETATLRGLRTLSDSLRADPRVRTVRSLVDIRPGTSLLGYSLLYSDLAQARKDIPDVLDAYLSTDHRATLMDVILADTTSLTTAMDVVEHARALANAKLKGTRRFHVLVGGYVASSLDFQHDLLRRFPLLVALILGATGIMLAVAFRSVLVPVKAIIMNTLSVSATFGLIVLVFQHGIGSQLFGLDGPTSAIFVVVPVLVFAIVFGLSMDYEVFLLSRIKEAFDRTGRNDEATMEGLSATASVITSAALIMILVFGVFAFARVLVMQFLGFGLAVAVLLDATIIRMVLVPAFMHLAGRWNWWPGASYSRFASSQSGPTPISTTSGTRSSTTVSM